One Paenibacillus crassostreae DNA segment encodes these proteins:
- a CDS encoding YqhV family protein: protein MLDKFVASMASLRVISGSIEIAAALFMLKVGQVDKALTINTTLALVGPTVLILTTSIGLIGMADKLSWAKMTWILLGVACLLIGILKK, encoded by the coding sequence ATCTTGGATAAATTCGTAGCCAGCATGGCAAGCTTACGTGTCATCTCCGGAAGCATTGAAATCGCAGCTGCACTATTCATGTTAAAGGTTGGACAAGTAGATAAGGCGCTTACTATTAATACTACATTAGCCTTAGTTGGACCGACCGTTTTGATCCTTACAACGAGCATTGGATTGATAGGGATGGCGGATAAGTTATCTTGGGCGAAAATGACTTGGATTCTGTTGGGAGTTGCTTGTCTCTTAATTGGTATTCTAAAAAAATGA
- a CDS encoding aspartate kinase has product MSLYVMKFGGSSVGNTERMQRVAKRIVEKQDEGHQCVVVVSAMGDTTDDLIDQAKLLNPDPPAREMDMLMTTGEQISMALLSMAIHQLGREAASFTGWQAGFRTESVHGKARIIDILPGRVQEALRAGKIVVVAGFQGMTEDGEITTFGRGGSDTTAVALAAAISADVCEIYTDVDGIYSTDPRIVKCATKLKEISYDEMLELASLGAAVLHPRAVEYAKHNKVRLVVRSSFNNNEGTVVKEEATMEQGVVVSGIAYDKNVARISILGVSDTPGVLAEVFGELARAEINVDIIVQSGVQNGEADFSFTVSLAECDNAVAVINNLKGHLPYREVTSEDGLVKISIVGAGMISHPGVAAQMFDVISKQGVSIKMVSTSEIKTSCVINGDKLNEVIKALHTAYNLDAEDQVFVGGPQDRR; this is encoded by the coding sequence TTGTCACTGTATGTAATGAAATTTGGTGGTAGTTCTGTTGGTAATACGGAACGTATGCAACGTGTTGCTAAGCGTATTGTTGAGAAACAAGATGAAGGTCATCAATGTGTGGTTGTAGTCTCAGCTATGGGAGATACCACGGATGATTTAATAGATCAAGCTAAGTTATTGAATCCAGATCCACCAGCAAGAGAAATGGATATGTTAATGACAACAGGTGAACAGATATCTATGGCCCTGTTATCGATGGCTATTCATCAACTTGGCCGTGAGGCTGCTTCATTTACTGGATGGCAAGCTGGTTTCCGTACGGAGTCCGTCCATGGAAAAGCAAGAATAATAGATATTCTGCCTGGTCGTGTTCAGGAAGCGCTACGAGCAGGGAAAATTGTTGTAGTTGCCGGATTCCAAGGAATGACGGAAGATGGAGAGATTACGACATTCGGCCGTGGAGGTTCTGATACAACAGCAGTGGCTTTAGCAGCTGCGATTAGTGCGGATGTATGTGAAATATATACAGATGTAGATGGTATTTATTCTACTGACCCACGTATTGTAAAGTGTGCAACTAAGCTTAAGGAAATATCTTATGATGAAATGCTTGAGCTTGCGAGTCTGGGAGCAGCTGTCCTTCACCCCCGTGCCGTAGAGTATGCGAAACATAATAAGGTTCGCCTTGTTGTTAGATCAAGTTTCAATAATAATGAAGGTACTGTTGTTAAGGAGGAAGCAACCATGGAACAAGGTGTCGTAGTTAGTGGCATAGCTTATGATAAGAATGTTGCTCGTATTAGTATTCTGGGTGTATCGGATACCCCAGGAGTGCTTGCAGAAGTATTTGGTGAATTGGCTAGAGCAGAAATAAATGTTGATATCATCGTGCAGAGCGGCGTGCAGAATGGTGAAGCAGACTTCTCATTTACGGTATCACTAGCTGAATGTGATAATGCAGTAGCGGTAATTAACAATCTTAAAGGTCATCTTCCGTATCGTGAAGTGACTTCGGAAGATGGACTAGTGAAGATATCTATTGTAGGTGCAGGAATGATTAGTCATCCTGGAGTTGCAGCTCAGATGTTCGATGTGATATCTAAACAAGGTGTAAGCATCAAAATGGTTAGTACATCCGAGATCAAAACTTCATGTGTCATCAATGGTGATAAATTAAATGAAGTCATTAAAGCACTTCATACAGCTTATAATCTTGATGCAGAAGATCAAGTGTTTGTTGGTGGCCCGCAAGATCGCCGATAA
- the efp gene encoding elongation factor P, which produces MISVNDFKTGLTVEVEGDIFSVIDFQHVKPGKGAAFVRSKLKNLRNGNTVERTFRAGETIGRAIIENRPVQYLYASGQEHAFMDNETYDQFTLTSDQLKWELNFIRENMNVNIVSYQGEILGINLPHSVELKVTETEPGVKGNTAQGATKNATVETGLVVQVPLFINEEDVLLIDTRDGKYISRA; this is translated from the coding sequence ATGATATCAGTAAACGATTTTAAAACAGGATTAACGGTGGAAGTTGAGGGTGATATATTCAGCGTTATCGATTTCCAACACGTAAAACCAGGTAAAGGTGCAGCATTTGTTCGTTCTAAATTGAAGAACTTACGTAATGGTAACACGGTTGAACGTACATTCCGTGCAGGTGAAACAATTGGACGTGCTATTATTGAGAACCGTCCGGTTCAGTATTTGTATGCTAGTGGACAAGAGCATGCTTTCATGGATAATGAAACATATGACCAATTCACTTTAACTAGTGATCAACTTAAATGGGAATTGAACTTCATCAGAGAAAACATGAATGTCAATATTGTTAGTTACCAAGGTGAAATTCTAGGTATTAACTTACCGCATAGTGTTGAACTTAAAGTAACTGAAACAGAACCTGGTGTTAAAGGTAACACAGCTCAAGGGGCTACTAAGAATGCTACAGTAGAAACAGGTCTTGTTGTACAGGTTCCTCTATTCATTAATGAAGAAGATGTTTTATTGATTGATACACGCGACGGTAAATATATTTCGCGCGCCTAA